From the genome of Rhinatrema bivittatum chromosome 11, aRhiBiv1.1, whole genome shotgun sequence:
ATCAATCATTAAAGGTCCTGAAAAGGCAGCGCAAATATGCTTTGAGCACGACTGAAGGGACCAACACACAAACCTAGCACATTATGGAGGCAATGACCATGTTTTTATGTGGCTAAATGTGTGAAGAGGCGGTCTGAATAATGCCCCAAGGGTGGACACAAGTACAGCACGCACACCGTATGCCTGCAGGGGGAGAGAAAGCCAATGGCTGGGTGTGCTTTCTGGCCCATACACTAAGTGTGCGCGCCACTGGCACAGAACGCCTGCTGCCTGCAGGCTTCCATTAGTGACCTCTCCGCAGCTAGATTGGGCTGCTCCTGCAATGGCATCAATTCtcttgggggcccttcctcagGCAAACTGCGGTTATTTACTCACTTCCACGGTGCCTTTAATTGGTACATAAAGGAGAATAGGGAAAAGCTTCATTTTAGCATCTAATTGGATTTCTGAAACCAGGCTACACAGCCAGCCACAATTCTTCTGTAATATGTTTAGCCGTGACACAAGGATTAACAGGCTTGCAAAAAGTGCCACAGCATCTTCATTGTCTAAAGAACAAGCAGGGCTTCGGTTGAAGGGACACCAGTGGATAGGGGATGATAGGAAAGTGAAATCTTGGGATCCTGATGTCCCTAATGGGACACCTCTTAAAATGCCTGCAAGATAATTTTTGAACGGAAACATTTGCACCAAGGAGGTAAAAGAACATGCAAGCCTTGTAAATGTGATTCAAAACCTTAGATtacaaaattatatttaaatagATTTCTGGGCATATTCAGAGACAAAACAGGACTCTCTTATCTGTGAGAGTGTCCCTGAATCTTCTGTTCACTCTCCCATTCCTCTGACTCGGAGATATGCGGACTTGAGTATCAAGGTCTGCCGATCCAAATGAGCCAATGTCTGCTGAGCTGCAGCTGAGGCTCACGTTGCTTCACTTTACACGGCTTTGCTACCTGTGCTACTGCTGCAAATGTCAGCCCGTCATATTTTACCAACCCTGAATATCTCCCTCTACCATTGCTCTCTAAAGATTATCAACTACAGAGCTGcacctgcttatttatttatacagcacTCAAGACTGCTACTGGTTCAGTATTTGCTCGTCACCATTGAAGAAGAGGTCCGGGGGGGGGTCTCACATTCGTGTAAATCTCTCTGTATAACTTTCCTAGCAGGGCCAAGACGCAGTTTAAATCCCTCCTACACTCCTGCAGGAAATTACAAGAGCAAGTTTCAACTTTTAAATTCTCTCCTACTGTATTTACATgttttgtttcttcatttttaatCAGTTTCGTCTTCATCAGTCATAGTTTGATCTTAACAAATCTCTTAACCTCTACATTCAAACTTTGGCTGTAAGATGTCTGGGACTCTGTACAATGCTGGAATCTCCAGCTCTGCTCTCAGTTTAGGAATTCCTAAATAATTACAATCATAAGTAGAGCCTTATAAAAACAGTTAATTTTTATTTACCCTGATCTTGAAAAAATTGACAGTATGCATGAAAAATCTGAAACATATCTTCACTGTCCAGAAGTACAAGAACTTCTGCTCTGTTCCAGGCCCTCCTGTGCTTAAAATGATGCCCAATCAGTGTCTGTATTTCGGTAGACAATAAagctggcatttaaaaaaaaaaaaaaagtcctcttaGAAACAGAACTGCTGGCACCAGGTTACAGGGGTGTTCCTCCCCTCCCAACCCATGGCAGATCTGCGTCCAACTCCATAAAAGTGTAACTCCTGATGAAGGCAAGGCATGGGTGCATAACACGCATGGTGTGCATGCGCGCACACGCAAGCACATGTATAAAACCAATAGGCAGGGGCCATCAAAGGGCAATTACAAAAGAAAATACAACCCAATTCACACGATCATGCTATTTTTAACACCAATACACTTATTTCCAGTCTATTTAAACAGTGCTCCAGACACTGCCTAGAAGGCTCCTTCTCATGGAAAGCTGCTGCATGTACCTTGGCTTCCGGATGTACTGAACCCTACTTTAATTCCTCTCACTGCTTGGCTCCCAAGCTCAGCATTACAGATGGCTGGAGAATGAAAGAAACCTCTTAGATAAAAGGTGATCTCCACTGAAGGCAGGAGGTAGGGGCTGGATGGGGAGAGCGGGGAAAGGCAAGTCAGCACAaacttctccctccctcttccccctccgaTGGACTGTGCAATGCTCCAGGCTGGCTTTCATGGGGAGGTTATAGTTCCCAATTTCTCTGGCTTTTTGCCCTTTGACAGAGTGGCCGCTTGCTTGAGCAGTTCTCTGTTCTTGGCCTGAAAACACAAACGTGGAATTAGATGAAGCTCGCTGCTTCCTAAAGAGACCCCCCTCCAGCACATCCTATCCATAACTGAAAAGAGCAGGGAACAAACTAAGAGCCAGATTCACTATGGCTTCTCTCTCATTCTGCGTCCATGGGGGGGAAAAGtgcttggtaaataaggccctaagggAAGGGGCGCAACACTGGACACAAACTGCGCTGCAGGCCAGGCTTATGCTGCAGTGACAGTGCTGTGAGCACCTTGGTCATGGAACAGCAGGTGGTGCTGCAGGACTGAGCTGCACTGGCAGAGCTGCGCGAGGCTCAGGACTGTGGGCAGTGGCTCTCAGGGCAGGGCGGAGGTAGAGCGATAGTATTTTATGTGGAAAGCCTGCAGAGTAGCTGCTTATGTTATACTCTGCTCTTACCGGGACCATTTGCTCTTCAGTGTCAAAGGCTTGGAAATTTACCAGCTCACAAAATTAGCTTGTGTCAAACATGTAAAGCGATTTAATGCAGCCAGGGACGTTAAATCTTTATTTCTTATCACTGGAAATAAATCAAACATCGGTGTATAAATGTAATAATTTCTACTCTGACCTGCATGGCTAAAAAGGTGTAGAAGAGTCACCTGCAGGAGTTCTGTGACATCTCTGTGTGTCTTCTCCATCTGGTTGAGTTTTGTTCTCATCTGAGACTCCTGGTACTGCAGGTCAGCTTTGAGTTCTGTGATCTGAGAAGGAAGCAAGGACACGGCTAGAAAAGAGTGGCTTTaaaccactgctgctgctcctgtgagGAGTCAGTGGTCCTAGCCACCCTTCGCCATGCCCACCCATATGGTTCTCCTGCTTGGAACGGTGGGCCCTGATGAACGGCATTGATCCACATCGTCGTACGTTTCCCCCTAAGCCATTTCCAGTCCCTTTCTGCTAACGGAACTTCCATCTCCTCAATCACATTCCTTCTTCTTTCTCATCTTCTCTGAGCTTTTCCTTTCCAACCGTGTCATCCCAAGCATCATCCTCctcgctgtctctcacacactccagcGCTCTCTTCTGCAGACTACCACTGGATCTCGTACCCCTTTCCTTTAAACTGCACCAGGATTCCTCGATGACATGTAACGCTACTTGCTTCTCTCCATATTAGCGGTCAGCTGTGGACTTTGCTCTAACCTCTCCGGCAAGGGATCCGCTGTTTTGTCATCGCTCCTAGGCACTGAATGGAACTAAGCTGCTGCATGGAAGTGAAACGAAATGTCCCCAGGGGTCTCATTTTCAGATTCGGTTTTTCTCTAGTTGCTTCTCTAGTTTCTTAGTTTGTTGATATTAAAAATAGGGTCCTTGTGATATTGAACTTGCACGCCTTCCCAAAAATCACAAGATTACAAATGAGATACCTTTCCCCTACAGCACACAGATATCATGTCCTGGGAAACTGACATTTTACCAGATATCCTGGACTGCAAAGTATGAGGACGACTTGAGGCGTGGTTTTAGTTCTTCAGGTAACAGAGCAGCAGGGAATACAAGTCCTCTAGCAGAGTTAGTTTAGGAATCTTTGTGGCACTTATTATTGAGAGACTACAGAATCCTAAAATGAAGGGTTTCTGCAGGGAGACAGGGGTGCAgtgacagagctgtgtgtgtgcatgtggggagGAGACTCAATTAtggaatagtgtgtgtgtgtgtgggagggggggggggtgcaggaatGTACTGGCTTGCACTATCCCTGGTTCTCGTAACACCTAAGTTTCCCTCTCAATCTccagaaaaaataacaaaacaaaagaaattcaGAGTAAAAGCAGAGATTTACCATAGTCATAACCCCTTGTCCTTGGACTGGCCCCTGACCTGGTCGTTCCttacctttttttccttctccaggATCATCTGATCCTTTTGATGTAGCATTTTCTTCAGAGTTGCCACTTCCTCCTTTAGCTGAGCAATGATGACAAAATGATCAGTGCCAGGGGAGTCTAAGGCGAGGTCTGGAGAGAAGCTGAGGGAAGGACAGGAAACACTCTGATGAAAGTTGAGGGGAAGTATACTGGTGCTTCTGGTCTCATACACTCCACAGAGACCAGACATAAAAAGAAAGAAGCATGGGAGAGGATGAGGGGAGACCAGGATAGGAAGGGGAAAACAAGTAAGTCAGAGAACCTGTCTTCAGAAAATCCTAATTTACAGTCAAGAGAAACCCTGAACTTTAAAACTACTCCCCCACACCCACAAACAATCTGCTGAGGCAGCAGAGAAAGCACAGCTGAAGAAGCAGGTGTAGCTCCTCACCTGTCCCCATTGGTCACTGTGGAGTCCAGCTTGGATTTTTTCTTTGGAATCTCATTCTGAATTGATGATGTAGATAAGGTTTTCTGGCTTTATTGGAGATTggcaataaaatagaaataaagtaCTGTTACTtacaaagtattttttaaatctgtgctGTGCTCTGTGACAAATGCacgaaaaggaaaattggttcttacctgctaattttcgtttctgtagtaccacagatcagtccagactcctgggttttgcctccctgccaacagatggagacagagaaagtttaactgacactgtacataacccagttgctacctgcagtcccttggtattgacctgtacccaagccaagatgacagcaacaaccttGAATTTCTAAGCAAACTTCTAAGAAAACCCGCACCCCTCCAATGAGCCGGAAGAAGGTGAaattgcccaaaaagacaatgcaAAAATAGTTTCCCAAATGTAACATAAGCAATCAGCATTGAAAAACCTCCAACttgcactatatacaaagcaacagtgaGAGCAGTGGACTCTCTCCCCCAGTAAATGgttgggtctctggactgatctgtggtactacaggaacaaaaattagcaggtaagaaccagttttcctttccctgtacaatcccagatcagtccagactcctgggatttacCTAAATTCCCCTTAACTCTGGTGGGATTGGGAGAGTTCCACTCGTAGAGCATtctcactaaagcacatggaagctggaTTCCccacatccaagcgataatgcctagcaaaagtgtgcaacgactttcCAGtagctgcccagcaaatttcatgcagaGACGCCTGTTGTGACagcccaggaagtcgcctgagaacgtgtCAAGTGCGCCATTAAACCCCCTAGCAGCAGGTGCCCTTTAGAAATGGAAGTCAACTTGAtcacttccttcagccaccacacAACTGTAGCTTTAGAcaacttatttcccttctttgggccactctacagtacaaagaggtgatgtGATCTACGGAAATCATAAGAGACtgttagatacctcaataatgcgtGCCTCCAATCTAAGGGCCTAAGCTCCCCCGCGCTGAGgtgtagaggaatccaaatccataaaagctggaagctctactgtcCAACTAAGATGGAACACCAAAATTAACTCAGGCAGAAAAGGCGGCACCATGCATATAGATGCCTCcaaatcagacatctgtaggaagggataTCGACATGACAGCACCTGGAGctccgaaattctcctggctgaacaaataaccaccaagaaaaccactttcaaGAGTCAAGTCTTTAAccgtagctctctttagtggttcaaactgaGCCTCACACAATTCTCTatggactagattcagattccatgaTGGACAAATGTTTTGCACCTGAGGatgcaagttcttagctccctgaaggaaccaTATAACATCCAGATGTGCGGACAGAGGATACCCTTACACCTTACCCCAGAAACAACCCAGTGTCACTACCTGGACTCTTAGAGAGTTAAAGGCCGGTCAGGATGTAGAAGATCACCTAGCCTACAATAAGGTAGAATAACCACTtcagaatatcccctccatctcagatgtctcctctcagaagtgaagccacgagacaaaagtgagccgcctgaaccaaaaatattgggccctagTGGAAAACAGTCGACCAGTGTTCGAACCTCAGGGGCCCGTCTATGGCCAtattgatcagatctgggaagcatggtcgatttggccactctggagctatgaggatcacgTTGCCTGGATGTTCCTCTATCCACTGTAATCTCTTGTCCACAAAGGCCAAGGGAGGGAAGATCAAGAAAGAGTCCCTTGagtccatggcagcaccagagctccaATTCCTTTGTACCGTGTTCTGTTCAGCGGCTGTAAAACCGCAACACCTTGGTGTTCGCTTTGGTCAGGATACCCCCAACTTCCGTGAATGAGACACATCGCTGcctccgacagctcccattccctggaGTCTAACTTTATCTGAATGATAAAATCCGCCTGAATGTCGTTCACTCAAGCGATGTGAGATGCAGCCAGTCACTCCAAGTGCTGCTCTTCCCAGAGTATTAACTACTGGGCCTCTcgagccactgcctgattcttggttccaccTTGACGACTGATGTAGTCCACCGTTGCTGCTTTGTCTGATAGGATCTGCACTGGGTGGCCAagtaaccttggcagacaggcaaaCAATACGAAATGAACTGCTCTCATTTCAAACTGATTGATAGGccatgaggcctcctgtttcGATCACTGGCCCTGTGCCGACTGATCTTGCCATTCCGCCCTCCATCCGGACAGCCTTGCATCAGTGGTGATTACTATCCAATTCGGAATCTCCAATTCCACACCATGCTCGAGATTGGTGCAAGTAAGCTACAAAAAAGACCgtccctggcttccccctctaatGGACGAGGAAGATAAAACTTGCAGCAGGagagaagagccccctgcagaAGCCGCATATGTGCGaatgcccaatgcattaattccaaagtcgatgccatagaacccaggacctgtaaatagtcccagacccccAGGAATTGAAAGCTCTAGCAAAAGCCTAGTCTGACTGCAATTTCAGCACTCTCTCTCCATGAGAAACACTCTCTCCGCTGGTGTgttgaactgagctcccagatactccagagtttgtaagAGAACTAAAGGGGTTGTTGCT
Proteins encoded in this window:
- the FAM76A gene encoding protein FAM76A isoform X3, which codes for MVKCTYCRTEFQQESKTNTICKKCAQNVKLYGTPKPCQYCNIIAAFIGNKCQRCTNSEKKYGPPLSCEQCKQQCAFDRKDDRRKMDGKLLCWLCALSYKRVLQKTKEQRRHLSSSTRGSLQEKEQYSGHYNSQKTLSTSSIQNEIPKKKSKLDSTVTNGDRSTSILPLNFHQSVSCPSLSFSPDLALDSPGTDHFVIIAQLKEEVATLKKMLHQKDQMILEKEKKITELKADLQYQESQMRTKLNQMEKTHRDVTELLQAKNRELLKQAATLSKGKKPEKLGTITSP